Part of the Streptomyces sp. f51 genome is shown below.
CGCCGATGAGGCCGATCGCCCAGATGACCGACTTCCGCGCGGTCCTGGCGGTGGGCACGGTGTAGAAACGGATCAGGATGTGCGGCAGGCCCGCGGTGCCGAGGACCAGTGCCATGCCGAGGGAGATGAAGTCCAGCTTGGTGGTCGAGGTGGCGCCGTACTTCAGCCCTGGTTCCAGGAAGGGCGAGCCCTTGCCGCTGTTCTCGGCCGCCCTGCCGAGCAGGTCGGAGATGTTGAAGTGGAACTTCAGCAGGACCAGGAAGGTGAGCAGGACGGCGCCGGCGATGAGCAGGACCGCCTTGACCATCTGCACCCAGGTGGTGCCCTTCATGCCGCCGATGGTGACGTACACGATCATCAGGAGGCCGACGAGCGCGACGATGCCGATCTTGCCGCCGTCGCTGGTGATGCCGAGGAGCAGCGAGACGAGGACGCCCGCGCCCGCCATCTGGGCCAGCAGGTAGAAGATCGAGACGACGATGGTGGAGGTGCCCGCGGCGGTACGGACCGGACGCTGGCGCATGCGGTAGGCGAGGACGTCGCCCATCGTGTACCGGCCGGAGTTGCGCAGCGGTTCGGCGACCAGGAGCAGGGCCACCAGCCAGGCGACCAGGAAGCCGATGGAGTAGAGGAAGCCGTCGTAGCCGAAGAGGGCGATGGCGCCCGCGATGCCGAGGAAGGACGCGGCGGACATGTAGTCGCCGGAGACGGCGAGTCCGTTCTGGAATCCGGTGAACTGGCGTCCGCCCGCGTAGAAGTCGGCGGCGTCCTTGGTCTGGCGGCCGGCCCAGACGGTGATGACGAGGGTCGCGGCGACGAACACCGCGAACAGGGTGATGATCAGCGGGCGGTGCCGGCTCGCCTCGCCCGCGGCGAGCAGGGTCGTGTGCGCGGTGGTCCATGCGGGGCTCATGCGTCGCCCTCCATCCGGGACTTGATGGCGTCGGCCTTGGGGTCGAGTTGAGCGGCCGCGTGCCGCGCGTACCACCAGGCGATGAGGAAGGTGGTGAGGAACTGGGCGAGGCCGAGCACCAGGGCGACGTTGACGTTGCCGAACAGCTTGGTGCCCATGAAGCCGCCCGCGTAGTTCGAGAGCAGCACGTACAGCAGGTACCAGAGGATGAATCCGACGGTCAGCGGGAAGGCGAAGGAGCGGTGGGAGCTGCGGAGTTCACCGAACTCGGCGCTCTCCTGCATCTCGACGAACTTCTCGGTGGACGGGAGCTGGGTTCCGGTGTGCGCCGGGGGTGGTGCGTCGGTGGCCACGGTGTCTCCTCGCGTTGCCGGTGCGGTTACGACGGTGGACGGGGGCGGGCCGGGGCCCGCGGTCGGGGACGGTCCGGGTTCGGACATGGGGCTTCGACCTCGTACCGGCCCGTATCACGTGACGTTCTGTCATCGATCGTGTCCGCTCCGTGATCCGAACCGGGGGCTCGATCGTCCACGGGCTCCCTGCCCAAGGTCACGGCGCCACGCGTGGACCGGTTCAACCCGCCCCGCTTCTTTCACGGGCCGCCGCGCGTTCCCGGCGGCGCGCGGGGGTCGGCGCCCCGGGTCCCGCGTGTCATTCGGAAGTCGTCGGCGCAAGTCATTGCTGGCCCGGCCGGCGGCGGGATAGCTTCTGCCTGCGCCATTCCGTCATGTACCTGCCCGAGCACCATCCGTGTTCGGGCAGCTCCGTTTTCCGGATGATGTGGAGATCCCATGGCTCATCTGCGTTCCAGACGCCGTCTCGCGCTCGCGGTACCGGTCGTCCTGTCGCTCACCGCCTCGCTCGGCTTCCTGCCGGGCGCCGCCTCGGCCGCACCGTTCACCGCCCCCGCCGTGACGACCGCGGACGGGCCGAACCTCTCCTATGTGGTCAACACGACGACGGACCACCGCACGATCGCGTCGGTGGAGAAGGCGATCGCGGCGGCGGGCGGCAGCGTCGTCATCGCGTACGAGCAGATCGGCGTGATCGTCGTCCACTCCGCGAACCCGGACTTCGGCCGGCAGATCCGGACGGTACGGGGAGTGCAGTCGGCCGGGGCCACCCGCACCTCGCCGCTGAAGGCCGCGGGCACGACGGACGAGGGCGCGGTGCAGGTGCTGTCCGCGGCCGAGGCGGCCAAGGTCGCGAAGAAGGCCGACGCGGGCCAGGAGCCCCTCGAGGCCGACCAGTGGGACCTGCGCGCGATAGGCGCCGACAAGGCGGCCGCGATCGACCCCGGCAGCAAGAAGGTGACCGTCGCCGTCATCGACGTCGGTGTCGACGACACGCACCCCGACATCGCGCCGAACTTCTCCCCCTCGCAGTCGGCCAACTGCGTGGGCGGCAAGCCCGACACCACCTACGGCTCCTGGCGCCCGGTGGACGCCGACCACTACCACGGCACGCATGTCGCGGGCGAGATCGCCGCGGCCCGCAACGGCATCGGCGTCGCGGGCGTCGCGCCGGGTGTCAGGGTCTCGGGCATCACGGTGGCCGAGCCCGACTCCACGCAGCTGTTCTACCCGGAGAGCGTCGTGTGCGCCTTCGTGTTCGCCGCCGACCACGGCGTCGAGATCACCAACAACAGCTACTACGTGGACCCTTGGCTGTACAACTGCGTCGACGACCCCGATCAGAAGGCCATCGTCGACGCCGTCAACCGCGCCCAGCTGTACGCCCAGCGCAAGGGCACGCTGAACGTCGCCGCGGCGGGCAACTCCAACGACGACCTCGACGCGAACGCCTTGACGGACGCGTCCAGCCCCGACGACTCGACCGCCACCACGCGGACGGTCGACCCGCACAAGTGCTATGACATCCCGACCCAGTTGCCCGGTGTCGTGACGGTCGCCTCGACCGGCGTCAAGGGTGCCAAGTCCTACTTCTCCAGCTACGGGAACGGGGTCATCGACGTCGCCGCACCCGGCGGCGACCGCTACCAGATCCCGGACACCCCCTCGCAGAACGGCCGCATCCTCTCCACGCTGCCGAACAACACGTACGGCTTCCTCCAGGGCACCTCGATGGCGACCCCGCACGTCGCCGGTGTGGCCGCCCTGCTGAAGTCCACGTACCCCTGGGCGACGCCCGCCCAGCTCCAGCTCCTCCTCAAGGCCGAGGCGGACAACCCGGGTTGCCCGACCGCGCCGTACGACGGCAACGGCGACGGTGTCGTCGACGCGACCTGCGTGGGCGGCAAGCACGTGAACGGCTTCTACGGAGCCGGCATCGTCAACGCCCTGCGCGCGGTCAAGTAGCGCCCGCCGCACCTCCCGTGGCCCCGGCCTCCGCCCTGCGCGGCGGCCGGGGCCACGCGCCGTCGGGGCCGCCTGCCGTGTTGATCGCGTCCACACCGCATAGTGCCGGTATGACACATGCACCGATGACCGCTGTGTGGGAGGAGCTGGGCGGAGACCCGGCGCTGCTCTCCGGGGTTTCGACCGTGGAGCGGGCGGGAGCGCTGGAAGCCGTCCTGCCCGCAAGGGAGTTGGCGCGCGCGTGCGTGGGCGCCTGCGCGCTGGCCGCCGCCGAACTGGGGGCCGGGCGGGCCGGGCTCGCGCGGGTGCCGGGGGTGAGGGTGGACGACGGAGCCGTCGCCACGGCGTTCGTCAGCGAACGGCATCTGCGGATCGACGGGCGCGCTCCGGTCGGCTTCGCTCCGCTGTCCCGGTTCTGGCGGACCGCGGACGGCTGGGTGCGGACGCACGCGAACTACCCCCATCACCGGGCCCGACTGCTGGACGCGCTGGGGGCTCCGGACGACGCTGACGCCGAGGACGTGGCCGCCCTGCTCGCGGGGCGCTCCGCGCGGGAGGCCGAGGAGAGCGTGTACCGGGCGGGCGGGCTCGCGGTCGCGCTGCGCGCACCGGAGGAATGGGCGCGGCACGAGCAGCGGCTCGCCCTGGCCCGCCGACCGCTGATCGAGCGGGACGGGGTGCCCGCGCCTGGAGGCGCCGGCACCCGCGCCCTCCCCCCGCTGCCGGACGGCGGCCCGCTGCTGCCCGCCGCCGGGGTGCGGGTCCTCGATCTGACCCGGGTCATCGCGGGCCCGGTCGCCACCCGCACGCTGGCCCTGCTGGGCGCCGACGTGCTGCGCGTGGACGGGCCGCGGCTGCCGGAGGACCCGGACGCGCACGCCGACACGGGGTTCGGGAAGCGCTCGACGGTCCTGGACCTGGCGGCCGACCGGGGCGCCTTCGAGGAGCTGCTGGCGTCGGCGGACGTGGTCGTCACCGGGTACCGGCCCGGCTCCCTCGACCGCTTCGGGCTCTCTCCCGAGGCGCTGGCCGAGCGCGTTCCGGGTCTCGTGGTGGCGCAGGTGTCGGCGTGGGGGACGTACGGGCCCTGGGGCGGGCGGCGGGGCTTCGACAGCCTGGTACAGGTGGCCACCGGGATCGCCGTGACGGAGGGATCGCCCGAGCGGCCGGGCGCACTGCCGGCGCAGGCCCTGGACCACGGCACCGGGTATCTGCTGGCGGCGGCCGTCCTGCGGGCGCTGACCGGGCGGGCGGAGTCGGGCCGCGGCGGCGTCGTACGCCTGGCGCTGGCCCGCACGGCGATGTGGCTGACGGACGGGATCGGGCGACGGGAGGCACCCGGCTCCGCAGCGGACGCCTCGCGGCGGAAGCCCGGCACGACGGCCGACCCGTCACCGGGCTGCCAGCCGGACCCCTCGGCGGGGGAACCGTACGACCGTCCCGACGCCTGGCTGTCCGAGCGGAGCAGCCCCTTCGGGCGCCTCGGCCACGCCCTGCCCCCCGTCTCCTTCGAGGGCGGCCCGGCCGACTGGTCCCGCGCGCCGGGCCCCTGGGGGACGGATCCCGCGCGCTGGGCGTGAAGGGGCCGGGAACGACCGGCGGCCCCGGGAATCCTCCCCGGGGCCGCCGTACGAGGTCCGGGTCAGCCGGTGACGAGCACCTTCAGGGCCGTGCGCTCGTCCATCGCCTTGTAGCCCTCGGGGACGCCGTCCAGGCCGACGGTCATGTCGAAGACCGGCGAGGGGTCGATGGTGCCGTCGAGGACGTCGGGCAGCAGCTCGGGGATGTAGGAGCGCACCGGGGCGACCCCGCCGCGCAGGGCGATGTTCCGGTCGAACATGACGCCCAGGTCGAGGCCCGTGCCGCTGCCGTGCGGCACGCCGACGAAGCCGATGGCGCCGCCGTCGCGGGTGATGTTCACCGCGGTGCTCATGGACTGCTCGGTGCCGACCGCCTCGATGACGCAGTGGGCGCCCTGGCCCCCGGTCAGCTCGCGGACGGCCTCGATCGCCGCCTCGCCGCGCTCGGCGACGACGTCCGTGGCGCCGAAGCGGCGCGCGATGTCGGTGCGGACCTGGTGGCGGCCGAGCGCGATGATCCGGTCGGCGCCGAGCCGCTTGGCGGCCAGGACCGCGCACAGGCCGACGGCACCGTCGCCCACGACGGCGACGGTCGAGCCCTTGCGGACACCGGCGCCGAGAGCCGCGTGGTGGCCGGTGCCGAGGACGTCGGACAGGGTCAGCAGCGCCGACAGCAGGTGGTCGTCGGAGGCCGCCTCCTTGGGCAGCTGGACGAGGGTGCCGTCGGCGAAGGGGACGCGTACGGCCTCGCCCTGGCCGCCGTCGTAGCCGACGGAACCCCAGAACCCGCCGTGCACGCACGACGTGGTGAGCCCGTCACGGCAGTAGTCGCAGACGCCGTCGGACCACATGAAGGGCGCCACGACCAGGTCGCCGCGACGGACGCCGGACACCTCGGAACCGGTCTCCTCGACGATGCCGAGGAACTCGTGCCCGATCCGCTGGCCCGGCTGCCGGGCGGCCTCGCCGCGGTACGCCCACAGGTCGCTGCCGCAGATGCAGGAGCGCAGCACGCGCACGATCGCGTCCGTGGGCAGCTGCACCATGGGCTCCGGCACCTCCTCCACACGCATGTCGAACGGGGCGTGGATGGTGGTGGCGCGCATGGCGAGGATCCTTCTCGTGCGGAGCGTGGTGAGATGCGCTCAGGGGGTGGTTGAGCGCATCTCACCGTACGCCGCCTCGGGCGCGCGTCGCACCGCGAGGGGGTCCAGCACCCCCCGGACCAGCAGAAACTGGGCCGCGATATAGGTGAACATGATCCAGAAGGACGCCATCGGGAGCTGCGGCCAGTCGGCGACGCCGGTGGCGATCAGGGTGTCCGAGAGCATGAAGAGAGCGCCGCCGACCGCCGCGACGGGCCCGAGGCGGGTGGCCCCGTACGCCATCGCGGTCAGCAGCAGGCTGTAGCCGGCGACGGGGACGCGCAGGCCGGCCGGCAGACCGGGCCACAGCAGCACGACGAGGACGACGAGAGCCGTGGCGTACGCGAGGACGAGCCGTGCGTCCCGTACGCGTGCCGTCCGGCGGAAGAGCACGAGGTAGCAGACGTGCCCGGCCGCGAAGGAGGCCATGCCGGCCAGGAAGGCGGGGTCGGCGTCGGACAGGAGCGCCAGGTCGCCGCACCAGCCGAAGAGCAGGGCCGCGATGAGCAGCCGGGGCGCGCCGCGCACGCCCGCGTACACGGCGAGCAGCGGCATCAGGAGCATCTTGGCGATCCGGTGCGCGGGGTCGATTCCGGCGAGGAGCCCGAGGAGGTCGGCGGCCGCCGCCAGCGCGAAGCAGACGAGCAGGGCGCGCGCGGGACGCGGGCTCACGCGACGGACTCCGTGACCGGGGCCTGCGTGACGGGGTCCTGCCCGACGGCCGGGGGCGCGGGCTGCCAGCCGGGCCCGCCGAGGAGCCGGCCGGCGCGCTCGCGCCAGCTCGCCGCCGCCCGCAGGTCCCTGGCGATGGCGGTGTACTCGTGGGTGGCCACGCGCAGCGGGTTGTACGTGGCGATGTTCTTGGTGAGCCCGTAGACGGGCCGTTCGGTCTCCGCGACGAACGATCCGAAGAGCCGGTCCCAGACGATGAGGATGCCGCCGAAGTTGCGGTCCAGGTAGCCGCCCTGGGAGGCGTGGTGGACGCGGTGGTGGGAGGGCGTGTTCAGGGCGAACTCGAACCAGCTGGGCATCTTGTCGATGCGCTCGGTGTGGATCCAGAACTGGTAGACGAGGCTCACCGAGGAGCAGAAGGCGAGCGCGGCCGGGTGCACCCCGAGGGCGATCATCGGGAGGTAGAACGGCCAGGAGGTCAGGCCCGTCCAGGGCTGGCGCAGGGCGGTGGTGAGGTTGAACTTCCTGCTGGAGTGGTGCACGACGTGGCAGGCCCACAGGAGGCGGATCACGTGGTGGCCGCGGTGGGACCAGTAGTAGAAGAAGTCCTGGGCGAGCAGCATCAGCGGGATCGTCCACCACAGGACGGGCACCCGCAGCGGCGTCAGCGCGTAGACCGCGCTGTAGATCGCGACGATCGGGAACTTCCACAGGAAGTCGAAGAAGAGACTGCCGAGTCCCATGCCGAGGCTCGTCGCGGCGTCCTTCTTCTCGTACCCCGCGGCGTCCTCGTCCGGATGGATCCGGACGCTGATCATCTCGATCACGGCGAGGAGGATGAACGCGGGGATCGACAGCACCACGACATCGGGGAGGTTCGGCATGGGTGAACCGTAGATGCGCTGGTCGGCCGCGTACAGAGGTCGTTACCGATAAGTATTACCGGCGGTATGCGCTTGCTTCTTGGTGCTCTCCGCCAAAGCCCGTCCCGCGCCCGGCCGTACGCGCGCACGCCGACGGCTCCGGACAGGGTCGTACGCGCGCACGCCGACGGCTCCGGGCAGGGTCGTCACGCTCACACGCCCGCCGCTCCGAGCAGGGCGCCGGCCGCGTAGGTCACCGCCATGGCGAGCGCTCCCCCGGCCGTGTTGCGCAGCACAGCGCGCCGCGGGTCGGCCGAGCCCAGCCGTGCGCTGCTCCAGCCGGTGAGGGCGAGCGCGGCCAGCACCGAGACCACGGTGACGCCGAGCCGCCAGCGCTCCGGCGGCAGCACGATGGCCAGAAGGGGCAGCAGGGCTCCGGCGGTGAACGCGAGGAAGCTCGCCCAGGCCGCGTGCCACGGGTTGGTCAGGTCGTCGGGGTCGATGCCCAGTTCCACGGAGGCGTGGGCGCGCAGGGCGTCCCGTTCGGTGAGCTGGACGGCCGCCTCGCGGGCCACCTTCCGGGACAGGCCGCGCTGTTCCAGGAGTCCGGTCAGCTCCTCCAGCTCGGCCTCCGGCGCTTCCCTCAGCTCCCGTTTCTCCGTGGCGAGCGCGGCCAGTTCCGAGTCCCGCTGGGTGGAGACCGACACGTACTCGCCCGCGGCCATGGACATCGACCCGGCGAGCAGTCCCGCGATGCCCGCGGTGAACAGGGCCGCGCGCTCGCCCGTGGCGCCCGCCACGCCGACGACGAGGCCGGCGGTGGAGACGATGCCGTCGTTGGCGCCCAGGACGGCGGCCCGCAGCCAGTTCAGCCGCGAGCCGAGGGTGCCGCCGTGGGCCTCGTCGTGCGTCGGTTCCGTCACAGGGGGAGGATCGCACCCGGGGCGCCACCGGGGACGCACCGACCCGGAGTTCACCACACGCGCACCGAGCCTCCTCTCGCGAACACCGGGCTCGTCGCGTCGGCGGGCGGGACGTCGAGGGGCTCGGCGACCTCGGCGACGGTGGGACCGGTCTTGGCGGCGATCGCATCGAGATACGCGAGGTCGAAGCCGTAGACGCGGGCCGCGTTGCCGCCGACCATGGCGGCGACCTCCTCGCGCGGCAGACCCGCGTAGGCGAAGCGCAGTGCCTCGCGGGTGTAGGGGTGGGTGCCCTCGTCGTGCGGGTAGTCGCTGCCCCACATGATCTTGTCGAGGCCGATGCGTCCGCGCAGCGGCACCTCGTGGGGGCGCATGAAGCTGGCCCCGACGAAGCAGTTCTCGCGCCAGACCCGGGAGGGGCGTTCGCCCGCCGTCGCGGCCAGCCCCGCGCCGAACTTGGACTCGGCCGTGGACGCCCTGTCCGCCGCCGCGACCAGCCGTCCGTGGTAGTAGTCCAGCATGTCGAGGATCCCGGGGATCCAGCCCGATCCCTGCTCGGTCAGTACCAGCCGCAGACCGGGGTGCCTGCGGAACGCGCCGCCGAACACCAGGTGCCACAGCGCCCGGTGCGAGAACCAGGTGGTCTCCACCATGTAGACCGCGCGGGCCGCCGGTTCGTCCCCGAGCGGCGGCGAGGCGGATCCGGCGTGGTGGTTCACCGGGACGCCCAGCTCGGCGCACGCCGCCCAGATCGGGTCGTACGTCCGCGAGTACAGCTCGGGCAGTCCCGAACCGGGGGGTGTGCCGGGCAGCAGCACTCCGCCCCTCAGGCCCGCGCCCACCGAACGGTGGATCTCCCCGACCGCCGCGTCGACGTCGTTCAGGAGGATCTGGAAGACGCCCGCGCGCCGGCCGGGCGCCGCGGCGCAGAAGTCGGCGAGCCAGCGGTTGTGGGCCCGCAGCCCCGCCCAGCGCCGGTCGAGCTCCGCCGCCGTCGGGGCCGGTGCCATCAGGGAACCGGAGGGGAAGAACGGCGGGATGGTGTTCGGGAACACCACCTCCGCGACGATGCCGTCCTCCTCCAGCTCCGCGATCCGCCGCCCGGAGTTCCAGTTCCGGTCGGCGGTGTCGGCGAGCAGGTCCTCGTAGGGGTTGACGTAGTCCGCCGCCCAGGCGTCGAACTCCTCGTGGTACCGGCGCTCCAAGTACGGCTTGTAGTCGAGGAGATCGGCGCCCGCGTGGCAGTCGGCGGAGATGACGGTGTAGCGGTCCTCGGCGTCGAAGGCGCGCCCGGCGCCGTCGGCTCGTCCCGCGTTCTCGGTGTTCTCGGCGTTCTGGGTGTTCTGGGTGTTCTCGCTGGTCACGGGTTCACCCCCAGGACGGGGAAGTCGTGGTCCGTCAGCCAGTGGCGGCCCACCTCGCGCGAGCGCGCCCAGGACGCCTCGACCGCCGGCTGGTCCTCGTCCTGGCCGAGTTCGGCCGGGGTCGGACCGATCCTGCGGGCCAGCGGGGCGAGCGCGTCGGTGTCGAAGCCGAACACCTCGGCGGCGGCGAGACCGAGCATGCGCCGGGTCTCCGCCACCGGGATGTCGTGGAAGGTCCTCGCCAGCCACGCCCGGGTGTCGGGCCAGGTGCCCTCCGGATGCGGGAAGTCGCTGCCCCACAGGATGTTGTCGACGCCGATCTCGTAACGCTGGGCGAGTTCACGGCGCTTGGTGTTGGTCGCGCAGACGAACATCTGCCGGTCCAGGTACTCGTGCGGGGGCCGCTTCAGCTCCGCGAACGGCGACAGCTTCTTGCCGCCGTGCGCGCCGAGGTAGAGACGGTCCATGAACCACAGCAGGTTGGGCAGCCACCAGCAGCCCGACTCGGCGATGCCGAACCGGAGTCCGGGGTGCCGTTCGAAGGCGCCCGACCAGAGCAGGAACCACAGGGGGCGCGCGGGCCACCAGGTGACCTCGGAGACGTAGATGCCCAGATGGTCGCCGTACTCGTGTCGCGGGGCCGCGCCGGAATGGGTGAGCACGGGCATCGAGCACTCGGCGGCGGCCGCCCACACCGGGTCGTAACGGCGGTCGTGGTAGGGCTCCTTGTCGACCCACATGGAGGGGATCATCAGCGCGCCGAGACCGGACTCCTTGGCCCGGTACACCTCCGCGACGACGGCCTCGGTCTCCCCGGTGACCGGCAACAGGGCGACCCCGCAGTGCCGTTCGGGATGCTCGGAGACGAAGTCGGCGAGCCAGCGGTTGTGGGCCCGGGCACCGGCCATGCCGAGCCGCGGGTCCTGGTCGCCGGAGAGGCCGAGGCCCACACCGAACGGGGCCGCGGTGCGGCTGTCGACGGCGTCCGCGTCGGGGAAGACGACCTCGGCCGCCACCCCGTCGCCGTCCAGCTCCTTGAGGCGCTGCGCGGTGTCCCAACCACCGCGCAGACCCTCCTCGTTGTCCTGGAACCACTTGTCCGCGAACGCCTCGTTGCGGATGCCGAGGCGGTTCATCTCCTCGCGGCGCCGGCCCTGGCCCGCGAGGAACTCGTCGAAGTCCCGGTGGAACCGGGAGTCCAGATAGGGCCGGTACTCCTCGGTGGGAAGTCCGGCGTGGCAGTCGGAGGAGATGATCAGATACGGGTCCTGTTCGCTCACCGCGCCCCCTCAGTCGAGGATGAAACTTTCCAGGTACGACGGATCGGCCCGCTCCAGCATCGACCGCGACCTCGCCCTGATCTGCCGGTCGCTGTGCTCGCTCTGGGGCAACAGCCAGAAGCGGCCCTCGCCGATCCCCTCGGCGACGAGGTCGGCGACCTCCTCGACGGGGGTGAACCGCACCTCGTGCCCCGCCTCGTTCATCGCGGCCTCCCACTGGGCGAGGCTGCGGTACGGGGTCCTGCGGGGCCGCTCCTTCGCGTACCGCGCGGGCCGGTTGCGGTGCGACTCCCACAGGCCCGTGCGGAGCATGTGCGGCCCGGGGAACAGCACGGAGGCGCCCACGCGCGCGTGCTCCGCCTTCAGATGCGCGTACAGCGACTCGGTCAGCGTCACCACGGCCGCCTTGGTGACGGCGTACACGGAGGCGGTGGGCAGCGGGGCGATCCCGCCGTCGCCGGACGAGGTGTTGACGACATGGCCGGGCTCGCCGCTCGCGAGCATCCGGGGCACGAACGCCTGGACACCGTGGAAGACGCCCCACACGTTGACGGCGAACGCCCACTTCCAGTCGTTGGGGTCGTGCTCCCACATCCGGCCCTCGGCGCCCGAGCCGACACCCGCGTTGTTGCACAGGACGTGCACCGCGCCGCAGGTGGCGTACACGTCCTCGGCGAGCGCGAGGACCTCGGCACGCTCCGAGACGTCCACCACGCGCGCGTGGACGTCGGCGCCGTCCTCGCGCAGCTCCCCGGCCGCCTTCTCCAGCGCGCCCTCCTCGACGTCGGCGAGGACCACCGTCAGGCCGTCCGCGGCGAACCGCCGGGCCATCGCGAGCCCGACGCCGCTCGCCGCGCCGGTGACGACGGCGACCTGTCCCGCGCGCAGTTCCATCAGACGCTCCCCTCGGGCGGGCCGTCGAGGATCTGCCGCGGATCGTCGTAGCGCTGGTGGACGTAGGGCAACAGGGCCTGCGCGCTCACGCGTTCGGCGACCCGGCCCCGCTGTGCCGAGGTCTTCTCGCCGAAGGTGATCTCCACCGGACCGCGCACGGGCAGGTCGGCCACCGGGTCGTACATCGACTCGCGCAGGACGACGTCCCCGGTGACCCGCTCCAGTCTGCGGACCTTCTCCTCGCGCAGGCAGTGCACCAGGACCGGATCGGCGTCGAAGCCCGAACCATCCACCGCCGGAAGGAACTTGAAGTAGAAGTCGGTCTTCTGCGCGGGCTCCGGCAGCGGCAGGGAGCCGCTCACCGCGCCCCGCACCTCGACGAAGGCGATGCCGTGCCGGGCGAGCACGCCCCGTACGACGAGCCCGTCGCGCTCGACGGTCACCTCGCCGAGCTTCTTGGGCTCTCCGAAGACCTCGCGGCCGCCGATCAGGGCCCGTTCGTGGGTCATCGGCATGACCAGCGGATACCAGCCCTCGACGTCCCCGTGCGCGGCCGCGACGGCGAACGAGCCCGCGCCCAGCGGGTATCCGGGCAGATCGACCTTGCTGATGGCGACCCGCACCAGGGGCCGTGCGGTGGGTTTCAGCGGAGGCGGCAGAACCGCCGCGACCGCGTCCGGGTCGCTCTCCCAGACGGCCAC
Proteins encoded:
- a CDS encoding amidohydrolase family protein, with protein sequence MSADCHAGADLLDYKPYLERRYHEEFDAWAADYVNPYEDLLADTADRNWNSGRRIAELEEDGIVAEVVFPNTIPPFFPSGSLMAPAPTAAELDRRWAGLRAHNRWLADFCAAAPGRRAGVFQILLNDVDAAVGEIHRSVGAGLRGGVLLPGTPPGSGLPELYSRTYDPIWAACAELGVPVNHHAGSASPPLGDEPAARAVYMVETTWFSHRALWHLVFGGAFRRHPGLRLVLTEQGSGWIPGILDMLDYYHGRLVAAADRASTAESKFGAGLAATAGERPSRVWRENCFVGASFMRPHEVPLRGRIGLDKIMWGSDYPHDEGTHPYTREALRFAYAGLPREEVAAMVGGNAARVYGFDLAYLDAIAAKTGPTVAEVAEPLDVPPADATSPVFARGGSVRVW
- a CDS encoding SDR family NAD(P)-dependent oxidoreductase translates to MELRAGQVAVVTGAASGVGLAMARRFAADGLTVVLADVEEGALEKAAGELREDGADVHARVVDVSERAEVLALAEDVYATCGAVHVLCNNAGVGSGAEGRMWEHDPNDWKWAFAVNVWGVFHGVQAFVPRMLASGEPGHVVNTSSGDGGIAPLPTASVYAVTKAAVVTLTESLYAHLKAEHARVGASVLFPGPHMLRTGLWESHRNRPARYAKERPRRTPYRSLAQWEAAMNEAGHEVRFTPVEEVADLVAEGIGEGRFWLLPQSEHSDRQIRARSRSMLERADPSYLESFILD
- a CDS encoding amidohydrolase family protein; its protein translation is MSEQDPYLIISSDCHAGLPTEEYRPYLDSRFHRDFDEFLAGQGRRREEMNRLGIRNEAFADKWFQDNEEGLRGGWDTAQRLKELDGDGVAAEVVFPDADAVDSRTAAPFGVGLGLSGDQDPRLGMAGARAHNRWLADFVSEHPERHCGVALLPVTGETEAVVAEVYRAKESGLGALMIPSMWVDKEPYHDRRYDPVWAAAAECSMPVLTHSGAAPRHEYGDHLGIYVSEVTWWPARPLWFLLWSGAFERHPGLRFGIAESGCWWLPNLLWFMDRLYLGAHGGKKLSPFAELKRPPHEYLDRQMFVCATNTKRRELAQRYEIGVDNILWGSDFPHPEGTWPDTRAWLARTFHDIPVAETRRMLGLAAAEVFGFDTDALAPLARRIGPTPAELGQDEDQPAVEASWARSREVGRHWLTDHDFPVLGVNP
- a CDS encoding acetoacetate decarboxylase family protein; the encoded protein is MARVRYGARTEAEITAARTASSRLPDIWSTGLVAVWESDPDAVAAVLPPPLKPTARPLVRVAISKVDLPGYPLGAGSFAVAAAHGDVEGWYPLVMPMTHERALIGGREVFGEPKKLGEVTVERDGLVVRGVLARHGIAFVEVRGAVSGSLPLPEPAQKTDFYFKFLPAVDGSGFDADPVLVHCLREEKVRRLERVTGDVVLRESMYDPVADLPVRGPVEITFGEKTSAQRGRVAERVSAQALLPYVHQRYDDPRQILDGPPEGSV